Part of the Lucilia cuprina isolate Lc7/37 chromosome 5, ASM2204524v1, whole genome shotgun sequence genome is shown below.
tcagttctaattcagttctagttcagttctagttcagttgtagttcagttgtagttcggttctagttcagttgtagttcagttctagttcagttgtagtttagttgtagttcagttgtagttcagttgtagttcagttgtagttcagttgtagttcagttctagttcagttctaattcagttctagttcagttctagttcagttgtagttcagttgtagttcggttctagttcagttgtagttcagttctagttcagttctagttcagttctagttcagttctagttcagttctagttcagttctagttcagttctagttcagttctagttcagttctagttcagttctagttcagttctagttcagttctagttcagttctagttcagttctagttcagttctagttcagttctagttcagttctagttcagttctagttcagttctagttcagttctagttcagttctagttcagttctagttcagttctagttcagttctagttcagttctagttcagttctatttcacttctagttgagttctagttcagttctagttcagttctagttttattgagaacttttggtataaaattcacatttttattgaaacttaAACTATTGtgaaacattaatattttgcatttcaTGCTTAATGTTTGAAATAATTAGAATTATATGTAAGATAAAATCAGTACAcatttcaaacttaaaaaatataataaatatttttatttatgtgcaGTTATTAAAATCTGTTTCAACCAAATGGGAAGTGAGAccaataaaaatgtatacatatttttcctaaaatttacttcaaaatATATACGTTTCAATAAACTATTGAAtgaatgtaaaataaaacaaactaaaattaaatactactCCATATGTCCTTCAAAAGCTTGTATGTAAactatagttttgtatacaactggaaaacaaaaaaatcctcaAATACACATTTTCAAGTACCATTTAGTTAAAGTGCTCTAATGCCCAATAGTggtaaaaattattgaattctATGGTTATTTGTGTAAGCATGAGAACACGAATGAGTAgatctttgttgttgttgtgatgtTGAAACAAAAACTGAATTGTGTTTTCGAGCTGTGGTAGTCATTAgtacaatatatacatatatacaaactcTTATTCAAAATGTACTAAATGTAGAAGAGTACAAGTGTTATTGAATGGTGCATATGATACATATAAGATattagagattttttttgtattgtttgtcAAGTAGATTTTTTTACCTTTCCATTTGTTACCAGTAGAGCATTTACTGTTGTCAGCTTAATGGTGCGAGCCTTTTTCCAATTGCTATCTGTGGGTTGGGTGTAGAGCAATTTGCCTTCCATGACAAAACGCACTTCATCGTGATTCCATTCGAGCACATCTATGGCCATTTTACGTAGCTTTATGTTTATCATATCAATTTCACAGGAAGCACGTCGATTGGGACTCGATGAAGAGATACGACGCCAGAGTTTTGTTGGTACATCTTTTGCTTCCTGATTGATATGATTCAAGTgtaattcaattttttcttgtgcCTGCTTAAGTTGATCACGTCCTTCCAGATGTGCTGGTGTGACTTTATATAAACGAGCCAAAAGTAAAGGATATTTGGTGACACGTTGAACGGGTACCTGTTTAAAGGTGGAAAcggaaacataaaattaaaatgcaaaagtATGAGAAtaagataaattaaataaaaatattagaaaatatattctttcaataaaacaattttatgaaattaatgattaatctagtttataaattgttaaaaaatctttataacttaccattaaaaatgaatttaaattcattCTTCTTAAAACGGCATTCTCCATTTGTGACACTTTCAGAAAAATGCGCAATAATTCCTTTTCCTTTTCAAGATTTGCCAGCAAAAGACTGGCCCCCGCTTGACGCACACAATAGCTTTCGAAGGCATGCAACATTTGTGTGGATTCCAAGAATATTTTACCAATATTTACAGTCAATAAGTCATCATCACCCTGCTCCAGAGCGATATCAAGGGCATCACGCATACGTTCGGCAAGAGTTTGATTGTTCTCGAGCAATTCTTCGGTATTCAAGAAGATTGCAGAGAGTTGCTCTTGTGTTAGGAGACCGGCCACCAACATGGGATGACAAAATTCTTCTAAAATAATCTGAAGATCACGACCATATTTCTCTTCGGTCTCAACAACTTCGGTAATGATTTCTTTGCGTTCGACACGCTTTTTACCACATTTACGACAAACTAAAGGTGCAAAAATATGGCCATTTTCACCGATCTGAGTTTCGACGGGACCATCACAATCTTCACATAAGTGTATGGGACTGGAGCGTGTCTGAGAGGAGTGTTGGTGTGAAATTGGCGAGGAGGAATTTGAAGTGGGTGAGGGGGAAGAGGATATGGtgggatttaaaaatttactacgAGACGATTTACTGGTTTCGGAACCCACACCAGAATCATTACGTTCTATATCACTGGTAGCTTGTTTGTTGCGTAGTAGCATGAAGTTGTTTGAAGTGGGCGGTGACAACGAGCTCATGGTACTTTGGTTGTCATCTGAAGAATCACTCATTATTGATGATCTGGAACTAATGGTATCTATTCTCTTAAGTTTGTTTAATTTACCCAAATCGCTTAGAGTGTCTGTGGATTCTTCTTCTATGATAATGGGGTTAGAGCAATTGAGAGGATAATCAAAGGGCTCTTCTTTTACCAGACCTCTCTCTTTGGCATCTACTAAATAAGAGAGTATATCATACTTGGACGCTCCTTCAAATATAGATCTGGCCGATTTCTTTTCCAATTCGGGATCATTGAGAGGAGGAGCGGTTAAAGGCAACGGTGGCGGCACATCTGAAATTTCTTCATATATTGGATCTATATTATGTCTAATGGATTCATATTGATGTTCATCGTTTGTCATATCTTCGATATTTGTGGAGAGCTCAATCTCCTGCAATGTGGCATCTACCAGCATTtgatagaacttggttttggtTTCTGGAGAAGGTATATCATCTTCCATTATAGAGTTGATATCACTCGAACAACTTTGGTAGCAATCAGATTCGTTGGCTTCAAACTCGAACAATTCGTAGTTGTGAGCTGAGGCAAAACTATTGGCTGAACTTATGCTACCACGATTTGATAAACGTTCTTCATCCTTAGAGGGCACATTAAGCAAGTTCGAGTTGCAGTTGGCTTCTTTGTTGGAAGAGTTACGCTCTTCTTGTATACGTTTTAGAGATAAATCAATCAGACGATTCATATCATCATTATCTTTGGTACCAGTCATATCTAGAGAACTTCTGGACTCTTGCAAACGTTTGAGAGAGTTCTCTATTAATTCGGCTACTGTATCTGTTTCTAAGCCTTCAGCCACCTGTTGTAACATGGGATCTTCTAACAGTTTACCTATAAAAGTAGTTGATGATGACGAATCAGTGGCTTTATTCGAGGTGCTGGCCACGACATtactactactgctgctgctacttGTGACAGATGTTTCTAAAATATCCGAATGTCTCTCCTTCATTTTCTTTGATCTCTTGGCATCTTTTTGGGTATCAGTTTCCCTTAGTTTACAAATATGAGGTACCAAATTACGTTTTACCGCCTCTACGGGAtttcttaagattttcaacAACTCCGTTTCATGAGGCAACCATTCATCTGTATCTTCCTCCTCTGGCAGCTGCTCATTTATCATCGTAGACGAGATCTTAGATTCGTTGGCTAAAGGTTTTTCCTTTTCGTAGTCTAAACGTATTAAAGTTTTTCCTCTCTTCGAGGTGTTTCCTGTATTGCTGGCACTTGAAGCTGAAGAACAAGAACTTGTTATGGAACTCGTTGACGTTGAAGAGGTTGATGAAGCAGATCTTTGCAAGTTTATATCTATAGTACCACGTATTGGTATTATAGCACGTATACTACCTGTGGCTGATGAGGTCTTAGCTTGTATCTTCAACAGATTATTTAACTGATTGTGATGTTGTATTAGTTCATCCTCGGAGCTGCGAGGACTACTTACATTTATGGTTACCGTATTATAAGTATTTGTCACTCTTAAGCCTTGTAAATCGTTGTCAGTTTTGGTCGAACCATCTGTTACCACCACAGAGGATTGATAGAGTGGTGTACAGGAGTCATCACAGCTTAAATTCATGGTGCTATAACAATCATCaccatttattaaaattgaagttTTCTTTTGGCCATATTCGTTGGAGGCATTTAATGTACTCAAATCTGTAACACTGTAGTGTGAAGAGTTGGAAAACGGCGAGGAGTGGGGCATGCAGGTGAAATTGTTGCATGTTGAATTTGGTGTGTTGGGTGTTCTAGGTGTCTGAGGTGAGTGTGGATAAGCATCGTTATTATCTGTGTGGGAAATTTTCAAACGATGTACTTCAgaggaatttttattaaatggagCAACTCTAACAACAGTTCGTTGCTGTTGTTTATTATTGCCGTTTACTGCTGGTAATATTTTCTGTTGTTCTTGGCTTTTATCTAAAGGGGAAGACAACGTTGATTGTGATGATAAATCCGTTGTGGTTTTTTCACTATTTGTCATTTCTGTAGAGGTTTTTGTAGTGCCAAccatttgttgctgttttatcgTTTTGTCTTCGATTAAAGTAACTTCAttgatttctttacaaaatatcgtattgtttgctgttgttattgttaacttttgttcttgttgctgctgtttacGGATCTCTAATCCGTTaacattttgttgctgttgtagaaAACTATCCACTGCATCTGTTGCCAAGGTAATGGAGGAGGAATTAGTTGACTCTTTCGAGTCCACAGCCTTAGGCAATGAATTACTCAATGAAGTTGTTGTCGTGGCCATTGCATTAGCCATATCCACTGCAGTTGTAGTTGATTGCATTGGTGGTGGAGTTTGTGGCATTGAAGACGACGCCGATGATGGAGGCGGCGGTGGTGGTTCTCTAGGTCTTCCTATAGGACCCAAACTAAATAAATCCCTTGTATCGTTGCGGTTGTAACGGTTGCGCAATGCCATTGTATCATGAAAATGCAATGAAGTTTTGTTACCATTACCACCTCTTACACTCGCCACACTGTGTCTAACTGTAACCAAACCAGCACAATCAGCACTTTTGCTGTCATTTATATTATTTGGTATATTTTCTATGTCCTTTAAGCTATTCCTGGTATTTGGAATAATATTTTCGTTACTGCCACTGCTGCCACCATTATCAACATGTGCAGTGTTGTGGTGCAATTGTTGGtctttcttctttttgttgttgctgttgttgttgctattgtgaTATGTCGACGTTGTTCTCATTGTTGGTGCTGTAGTTGTTGGTTGCCTTTCACTTTGTGAACGTCTGATGGGATTTCGTGATTGTGTCtcttttgttgatatttttctatttttactacTGCCACTAGTGCTGTTAGTCGTAGTGCTACAACTACTACTGACAttgctactactactactatcaGCAACTGCCGCAAGTGCTTGCATATCCTTTTTAGTTTTCTTCGTACATTTTTGTTGCTTATGCTGTTTGGTTttagcatcatcatcataatcgcTTGTTGTTGACTTTTTAGCTCctgaaaataaatacaacagcACTCAATAAGTACGTCATGTTAACTTAGTATATGTATGGAGGTTAACTAGTAAATtattacaatatacatacatacacacacacacacaacacatACAAACTATGCGAATAGTGTTGATATTGTTGAAATATAAGTGtcatttaaatgcaattttctttgcttttacattaccaaaatagcaacaactacaacaaaaatttagtaCTTAGAGGTCTTAGAAAATTGAAATGTAACACTAtaacttttactaaaaaataaaatttgattttataaatgcatataaaaatataaagtgctgaaagttaaataaaaattttgaaaataataccaTTTTAATCTAATCTATACAAGATAAGCAAATTCGATcctttcaaacaaatttaatgtttttgattatttttcttcaacaaatttatttttttttagcaaaaacccaattttttaacaaaatttaatttttgaatcaaaaattttttttgcgaaatagtaaatttttcacTAACAATCCAATTTTTAGATTTATCGTTTAGAAtgcgaattttttaaaaatatcataaatattttattaaaaaatattttgaactgaATTAGtgctgaaatagaactgaactggaactgaactagaactgaactagaactgaactagaactgaactagaactgaactagaactgaactagaactgaactagaactgaactagatctgaactagaactgaactagaaNNNNNNNNNNNNNNNNNNNNNNNNNNNNNNNNNNNNNNNNNNNNNNNNNNNNNNNNNNNNNNNNNNNNNNNNNNNNNNNNNNNNNNNNNNNNNNNNNNNNctgttctagttctgttctagttctgttctagttctgttctagttctgttctagttctgttctagttctgttctagttctgttctagttctgttctagttctgttcttcagttctattctagttctgtgctacttctgttctagttcagttctctttctgttctagttctgttctagttctgttctagttatgttctagttatgttcttgttctgttctagttctgttctagttctgttctagttctgttctagttctgttctagttctgttctagttctgttctagttctgttctagttctgttctagttctgttctagttctgttctagttctgttctagttctgttctagttctgttctagttctgttctagttctgttctagttctgttctagttctgttctagttctgttctagttctgttctagttctgttctagttctgttctagttctgttctagttcagttctagttcagttctagttctgttctagttctcttctagttctgttctaatttagttctagttctgttccagttctattctttttaataaaaatatttgtatgccCTCGGTCCAGCACTTTTATATGTTTACTTTATACATGTCACATGCAAAATAAGTTATACACAATATTTCGAAACTCTAGTTTACAGTGGCaaacaaaattgaattaaacaatttaaaacaatgtcTATCATCTGACCATGGTTTTATAGCAGGATAAAAGTGGCattgatttaaattaagttatttgtaattttcacaattttgttataattttcttttgcacaaaatattaatgatgtgataaaaaattactatttttaaatatatttctcatATATTAACTTTAGTGATTATTGGTAGTTGAACTTTTGCCTGCCACAGTTTACACGTTCatacttattttgtaaaataaaattttttgtacatttttaagCATGTAAATgtaacaaaactataaaaaactgGCATAGCCAGATCTAAAGATTAATAtagataaaatacatacaatttaaaCTACTGAACACCAACGGaaagatattttaaacaaaacatgaaatttaaataaaaaccaacaaattattaaaataaaatgtgaaataatatataaaagttgtggttaaaaaacacacatatagaaaaaaatctaaatttctgATAGAATACGGTAGACACTTATTCAAATATTGTACATGTGTGTAGTTATCAATTAAAAGTGAAATCCTTATTAAAAATCCCTGCAATCTCAAGTGCACATTTGAATTATTTCCTTCTCTTTCCAAAAATTGTACACTTCAAATTTAACTTTCTCTTTTctatttgttgtaatttgttatataaatgcaaataaatatccATCCTTactacaaaatttgttaaataattttttaatatttaaacttttttctattttaaactcTCGATAAAAAAACTATAGGCAACAACAAGTACAGTAACTATAAccataaaaacatgtttaatattttttttacataaacaaagtttaaataattttgttaatttaaaataaaaaactttcaaaaatataGACATGATGGGaaaaaaggatttgtttttGGTATGCATGGTCAGCCCTTAAAAGtcctttcaaaaataaaaacaaaaatctattttatagaaaacaactaCTAACCATTCAGCCATAGCATGAATTGAATAGTAAAAAATCCTAAAACtggaaatattaaacaaaattaaatttaaatgcattCATGCCATGAGAATATAATtacaagttttatttacaaacatacatttattaaaaaagtttatttttatttatttctacttCCCTTTACATATGAAAATATGagttaattttgattttgtttaataacaagttttgtttatttaaatttataacgaTTATAAAGACAATAAACGTAATgagattaaaaaatgttttgaagtAAAAATGATTATATATCGCCTTACTTAGTtcgcaacaagaaaaaaattaaaaattttattgactcaAATTCAGTTCTACtacacttctagttcagttctagttcagttctagttcagttctagtttagttctagtttagttctagttcagttctagttcagttctagttcagttctagttcagttctagttcNNNNNNNNNNNNNNNNNNNNNNNNNNNNNNNNNNNNNNNNNNNNNNNNNNNNNNNNNNNNNNNNNNNNNNNNNNNNNNNNNNNNNNNNNNNNNNNNNNNNaactgaactagaactgaactagaactgaactagaactgaactagaactgaactagaactgaactagaactgaactagaacagaactagaacagaactaaaactgaacttgaactgaactataactctGTTTGGACAAattatagaactgaactagaacagaactaaaactgaactttaaCTGTACTATAACTCTGTTTggacaaataataataaaatacatttgtggtacattcatatgtatgttgtaAATGGGCAAAGTAAATTCTCATACATTTCAATTCCctctttaaatatacatatataatcaaaatgaattttccacttttaatttcaattactttAACGTATTTATGTAGGTACTTATGGACAAAAAATATCAACGTACTATGAAGTCATTGCAAAAAATACAACACTTTTCCGACTTATTTAATTTCTCTAATTCAATTTTCAAACTAACTTCTTGcgactttttgtattaaatttaaataaaattcaattcaaatgtAAAACAATCACTTTTCGCTAAGCCAACTTGACATTATAAACTTATGgcaagaaaattttgttgtgcAGCCCGTAGTCGTCGATACATAAGGAAAACTAAGActttttttgttgatgtttgcaaaagaaagttttttaattcaattaaagagtgacaataaatttttgaagaaaattttgtatcagGATGTTGAAATGTCTGTCTATTTAGATAGAGTTTTATTAAGGTGGTGCTGCAGAAGTGAGAAAATTTGAATGATTTTATCATAttgctattttatattttaaaaacaagtctGTTGTGGCTCGAGATTGTaattcttcggatttgatgtacgaTCCTCCTATCAACATAAcctaacattaaaatttaataaatttcaaaatatgcacacttatttaacaattttaaaattaaggtCCTTTAAAGATATCGAGTTCGATTacataatagtttttctttttcggtCCTAAGTCTATATTATGCTTGCTACAATTAAACCCTTCACTCTGCtcacattttttttgcaattctaaataatatcaaaatcttaaatactttaaaatccTTTTCCTTACTAAGTAtctctttataaaattataaattattataaacgtCCTAATTAAGACTGCCAAAAAATCCAACTTTCTTTTCACTATTATTTagaaca
Proteins encoded:
- the LOC111687480 gene encoding probable serine/threonine-protein kinase DDB_G0282963; the protein is MYDKSKKTWSQRLKIHKNEKLQATAGNSAATSITTTATNLQATATAAVVATKNPHNLEATINVAAHNVNSSKSRASMPQYQIAPTAIMHLPTLGDYHASGGAGNGYEYMPNHMNRSIKYAEPWIYGTVRGIPARPAGIYHPAYAHYAGHPHAATIFAAPTTDLATSAAAATAVAVVLCSCHEYLSGTKGRSLKKPSICKKCKGTRLPLHNIGGTVRLPTNLPSPKLRPVGAASTVRVVSSSKKMRPTILDPQKDPYDLMRRTRLLSPEPGTVSGGSAGSSSKDKARQRGKSASPVRGRSRTRHHKVLASTSNTKESSKSSENYDDNWLTESEDLALTASSSSAASSSRRSILRCNVNPYDLISINNQASGPSSTPLMESQSSSKEAAKKATRKQKLQFSQNEFMPPNDDFNVQDAALTEEEPPFMHRSSKVRVENSKPDNNKKLIEEPPPPQTPPQNKKPNYINVQAIAGQRISLGEEQQAPKSLLQQTADGTTTYESFAIESESSPTTSKEMEKSNKTRPDSLQVPLGEPKRPPRVVKQTSNCSETKEISNKENTEEEEELMVTVTVTPTYNIKSILKRPTSKTSESGDNTQTDSISKTHATPSTPTKQRENGNGSKSGTPTNTRRNQVTVNSPTANSQFYIPLPQARKKVQFMVEDGEQTGSEDQDDEDSFYDNSSSTSPASLASDLKTNYEYYSKKRNLKKLTNDNESQDNISEDSDEIITYDEQFIQAMLLEKLQLDSELVTKRFTSNQAQDENDDKATITNIKTVYEDVVAINGEQNKSQYTRQQDELIEREDEENYDDKHYINENLGKAKTSLPLSTETLKGIEQTFQSSTLGAITATVLHPQTCSNVACETTSMEMSAHSNNNNAMNYKNNDIDDFECLPAKDNNENNEENLIIATVHQECKDNKDVDDDGNNNNVSTNSDSDGGPHKNVTPAAIVDDADDDNDDQHLSDILLTSVDDDVYNGDGSCPYVNKPPTCHRNHLSQDDDVDAVDNDNVNISTSLSPVSKVQHNGAKKSTTSDYDDDAKTKQHKQQKCTKKTKKDMQALAAVADSSSSSNVSSSCSTTTNSTSGSSKNRKISTKETQSRNPIRRSQSERQPTTTAPTMRTTSTYHNSNNNSNNKKKKDQQLHHNTAHVDNGGSSGSNENIIPNTRNSLKDIENIPNNINDSKSADCAGLVTVRHSVASVRGGNGNKTSLHFHDTMALRNRYNRNDTRDLFSLGPIGRPREPPPPPPSSASSSMPQTPPPMQSTTTAVDMANAMATTTTSLSNSLPKAVDSKESTNSSSITLATDAVDSFLQQQQNVNGLEIRKQQQQEQKLTITTANNTIFCKEINEVTLIEDKTIKQQQMVGTTKTSTEMTNSEKTTTDLSSQSTLSSPLDKSQEQQKILPAVNGNNKQQQRTVVRVAPFNKNSSEVHRLKISHTDNNDAYPHSPQTPRTPNTPNSTCNNFTCMPHSSPFSNSSHYSVTDLSTLNASNEYGQKKTSILINGDDCYSTMNLSCDDSCTPLYQSSVVVTDGSTKTDNDLQGLRVTNTYNTVTINVSSPRSSEDELIQHHNQLNNLLKIQAKTSSATGSIRAIIPIRGTIDINLQRSASSTSSTSTSSITSSCSSASSASNTGNTSKRGKTLIRLDYEKEKPLANESKISSTMINEQLPEEEDTDEWLPHETELLKILRNPVEAVKRNLVPHICKLRETDTQKDAKRSKKMKERHSDILETSVTSSSSSSSNVVASTSNKATDSSSSTTFIGKLLEDPMLQQVAEGLETDTVAELIENSLKRLQESRSSLDMTGTKDNDDMNRLIDLSLKRIQEERNSSNKEANCNSNLLNVPSKDEERLSNRGSISSANSFASAHNYELFEFEANESDCYQSCSSDINSIMEDDIPSPETKTKFYQMLVDATLQEIELSTNIEDMTNDEHQYESIRHNIDPIYEEISDVPPPLPLTAPPLNDPELEKKSARSIFEGASKYDILSYLVDAKERGLVKEEPFDYPLNCSNPIIIEEESTDTLSDLGKLNKLKRIDTISSRSSIMSDSSDDNQSTMSSLSPPTSNNFMLLRNKQATSDIERNDSGVGSETSKSSRSKFLNPTISSSPSPTSNSSSPISHQHSSQTRSSPIHLCEDCDGPVETQIGENGHIFAPLVCRKCGKKRVERKEIITEVVETEEKYGRDLQIILEEFCHPMLVAGLLTQEQLSAIFLNTEELLENNQTLAERMRDALDIALEQGDDDLLTVNIGKIFLESTQMLHAFESYCVRQAGASLLLANLEKEKELLRIFLKVSQMENAVLRRMNLNSFLMVPVQRVTKYPLLLARLYKVTPAHLEGRDQLKQAQEKIELHLNHINQEAKDVPTKLWRRISSSSPNRRASCEIDMINIKLRKMAIDVLEWNHDEVRFVMEGKLLYTQPTDSNWKKARTIKLTTVNALLVTNGKPSTNYKAEKVMSDKLNFPKHTGIREASLLVVKEKCGRYTLIREPLYLDRCVVCSEADWDEYFEIQEISSKDTFIFKVNTKNKQTKI